The Muntiacus reevesi chromosome 5, mMunRee1.1, whole genome shotgun sequence genome segment AATCTTGTAGGGCAAACAGAGACCCGACTCATCCTTCTCAGCGGCTTCCTTGAACTGCTGCATGCAGTCCAGGAAAGCCATCATAGCCTGATCAAATTTGTTGTCTAAGAAAACATTCTGCCCCCCACCACAGTACAACGGCAACTCGGCACAGTCATCTGTTAAAGATCTCAGATAGGAATGGTTTCCGCAGGGGATGAGTCGGTACCTCTGAAACTCCAGTCCAATGGCATTGGCCAGGGCAAGAAGCAGCAAGGCTGTCTGTCCCCAGGCCGCACTGATCTCACTCCAGCACACAGGGACAGTGGGGATGCGGCCcaatctgaagttattgatgatGGTTAAGGGGCCGTCATGCCAGATCTCAAAGGTGGCATTAAAGATGTCGGTTTTCTCCAACTTGTTCCACTGGATCTGGGCATACCGTAGTCGCATCTCCACACTGCTCAGCTCCTCATTTAGTTCTAATTGTCGCCATTTCAGCTTACAGTAGTCCTTCCAGTACTGCTTTTCCTGCTGCTCCAGCATCTTAGTCTCTGCCTGGGCTGCCTCGAGATCAGCTGCTACACTTTCTTGGTTCTTCTCCACCTCTGCCACTTCTTGGTGTAACTTCGCTTCCTCCAACTCCAGGCCCTTCAGCTTCCTCTGCAGCAACTCCCTCTCGTCCTCACTCATCCACTCCCTGGTCTCCAAACAGCATTTGTAGTTCTGAACGTCAGATTCTGTGATGGCGAGTTCAATGTCCAGTGCCTCTAAAAGATAGTCAGTACAGTCCACACACAGTGGGTGGTCCACCTCTGTTTCACCAGAGAGGATGTCAAAACTGTCCCTAATAGTCTTCTGGATGCTGTCGAGACTCCTCCGGGGCTCCAACCTCCC includes the following:
- the BECN2 gene encoding beclin-2; this encodes MSHLCFLCQRCSQPLKLNHTVEASQEPKALMFISAQGETRETQEGGPPSKEEANFENLQDGAFCRTPHPPSGGTSWDYSNFTLLGRLEPRRSLDSIQKTIRDSFDILSGETEVDHPLCVDCTDYLLEALDIELAITESDVQNYKCCLETREWMSEDERELLQRKLKGLELEEAKLHQEVAEVEKNQESVAADLEAAQAETKMLEQQEKQYWKDYCKLKWRQLELNEELSSVEMRLRYAQIQWNKLEKTDIFNATFEIWHDGPLTIINNFRLGRIPTVPVCWSEISAAWGQTALLLLALANAIGLEFQRYRLIPCGNHSYLRSLTDDCAELPLYCGGGQNVFLDNKFDQAMMAFLDCMQQFKEAAEKDESGLCLPYKIHVKKGLMEDPGSSSGFYPIRTHLNTEEDWTKALKLMLINFKCSLTWVSLRYGRK